The proteins below are encoded in one region of Paraburkholderia phenazinium:
- the tgt gene encoding tRNA guanosine(34) transglycosylase Tgt: protein MTEGHNHDTGASSANCPSCANHDGNSAERPDNGLKFELLNTDGQARRGRLTLNHGVVETPIFMPVGTYGTVKAVQPRELEEMHAQIILGNTFHLWLRPGLETIGAHGGLHRFMGWNRPILTDSGGFQVFSLGDLRKITEDGVTFASPINGDKLFLSPEVSMQIQKVLNSDIVMQFDECTPYATNNIPTSHKDAADSMRMSMRWAQRSINEFNGLGNPNALFGIVQGGMFEDLRDESLAGLGEMDFHGYAIGGLSVGEPKEDMMRVLNHIGPKLPAHKPHYLMGVGTPEDLVAGVAAGVDMFDCVMPTRNARNGWLFTRFGDVKIRNATHKNSLRPLDETCGCYTCRNFTRGYLHHLHRVGEILGAQLNTIHNLHYYLELMSEIRESIETQTFEAFRTRFHENRARGVEQAA from the coding sequence ATGACCGAAGGTCATAACCACGATACCGGCGCCTCGAGCGCCAATTGTCCAAGCTGCGCCAATCACGACGGCAACTCCGCCGAACGTCCCGACAACGGCCTCAAATTCGAGCTGCTCAACACCGATGGCCAGGCGCGCCGCGGCCGCTTGACGCTCAATCACGGCGTGGTCGAAACACCGATCTTCATGCCGGTGGGCACCTACGGCACCGTGAAGGCAGTCCAGCCGCGCGAACTCGAAGAGATGCATGCGCAGATCATCCTCGGCAACACCTTCCACCTGTGGCTGCGGCCGGGACTCGAAACGATCGGCGCGCACGGCGGCCTGCACCGCTTCATGGGCTGGAACCGGCCCATCCTCACTGACTCCGGCGGTTTTCAAGTGTTTTCGCTGGGTGATCTGCGCAAGATTACCGAAGATGGCGTCACGTTCGCCTCACCGATCAACGGCGACAAGCTGTTTCTGTCGCCGGAAGTGTCGATGCAGATCCAGAAGGTGCTGAACTCGGACATCGTCATGCAGTTCGACGAATGCACGCCCTACGCCACCAACAACATCCCGACTTCGCACAAGGACGCCGCCGACTCGATGCGCATGTCGATGCGCTGGGCCCAGCGTTCGATCAACGAATTCAACGGGCTGGGCAATCCGAACGCGCTGTTCGGGATCGTCCAGGGCGGCATGTTCGAGGATCTGCGCGACGAATCGCTGGCGGGTCTCGGAGAGATGGACTTCCATGGCTACGCGATCGGCGGCCTGTCGGTGGGCGAGCCGAAGGAAGACATGATGCGCGTGCTCAACCACATCGGCCCGAAGCTGCCGGCCCACAAGCCGCACTATCTGATGGGCGTAGGCACGCCGGAAGACCTGGTAGCGGGCGTGGCAGCCGGCGTCGACATGTTCGACTGCGTGATGCCGACCCGCAATGCGCGCAACGGCTGGCTCTTCACCCGCTTCGGCGACGTCAAGATCCGCAACGCGACGCACAAGAACTCCCTGCGCCCGCTCGACGAAACCTGCGGCTGCTATACCTGCCGGAATTTCACCCGTGGCTACCTGCACCATCTGCATCGCGTTGGTGAAATTCTTGGCGCGCAGCTCAACACGATCCACAATCTGCACTACTACCTCGAACTGATGAGCGAGATCCGCGAATCAATCGAGACTCAGACGTTCGAGGCGTTCCGCACGCGCTTCCACGAAAACCGGGCACGGGGTGTCGAACAGGCCGCCTAG
- a CDS encoding paraquat-inducible protein A codes for MEHDNLIACHECDTLFTKPRLLGSRTVARCPRCGATLYRGISRRLDAICAMTLAALITFLIAQGYPIVELDANGITSQTTLFGALVALWNEDMQIVAVMVFCATTLFPLTELVALLYVLIPIRSGFVAPGFNQVLRAIQFVRPWGMIEVFMLGVLITIVKMVSLARVIPEAALFAFGVLTLMFAVVVTFDPRTLWDLADELNARRARPMPRTAADSAAAAVTANVDSQSAAPHQG; via the coding sequence ATGGAACATGACAACCTGATCGCGTGCCACGAGTGCGATACCCTTTTCACCAAACCGCGTCTGCTCGGCAGCCGGACGGTGGCGCGCTGCCCGCGTTGCGGCGCGACGCTCTATCGCGGCATCTCGCGGCGGCTGGACGCCATCTGCGCCATGACGCTCGCCGCGCTGATCACGTTTCTGATCGCCCAGGGCTATCCGATCGTCGAACTGGACGCCAACGGCATTACCTCGCAAACCACGCTGTTCGGCGCGCTCGTCGCGTTGTGGAACGAGGACATGCAGATCGTCGCGGTCATGGTGTTCTGCGCGACCACGCTGTTTCCGCTCACCGAACTGGTCGCGCTCCTCTACGTGCTGATCCCGATCCGCTCGGGCTTCGTGGCGCCGGGCTTTAACCAGGTGCTGCGGGCCATCCAGTTCGTGCGGCCGTGGGGCATGATCGAAGTGTTCATGCTTGGCGTGCTGATCACCATCGTCAAGATGGTGAGCCTCGCCCGCGTGATCCCCGAGGCCGCGCTGTTCGCCTTCGGAGTGCTGACCTTGATGTTCGCCGTGGTCGTCACGTTCGATCCGCGCACCTTGTGGGATCTCGCCGACGAGCTGAACGCAAGGCGTGCGCGTCCCATGCCGCGCACGGCTGCCGACAGCGCGGCAGCTGCGGTCACGGCGAACGTGGACAGCCAGTCCGCCGCGCCCCATCAGGGATAA
- the secD gene encoding protein translocase subunit SecD → MNRYPLWKYVVMVVALAIGLIYTLPNFFGEAPAVQVLSGKATVKLDSSTLSQIEATLAANQIAASDVTYDNSSSNANIRVRLSDTDTQLRVKDLLSKTLNSDPNDPNFVVALNLQSASPRWLTALHALPMYLGLDLRGGVHFLLQVDMAGALNKKLDSDASDARTLLRDNNIRDGGVNRVNQTVVINFADKDTADAASKQLSRSISELQWETQTAPDGSYQLVGTFTPAVQKTVEDAALKQNITTLHNRVNELGVAEPVIQQQGADRIVVELPGVQDTAKAKDIIGRTATLEARLADPNDLHPNPGDAVPPGDELFTEGNQAPVMLRKQVIFTGDRIIDASAGFDEHQRPSVNIRLDSAGGRAVASVSRDNIGKPMAMVLFEKGKGQVLTVATIQSELGDRFQITGQPTPQAAADLALLLRAGSLAAPMDIIEERTIGPSLGADNIKKGFHSVIWGFTAIAVFMIAYYMLFGVVSIIGLSVNLLLLIAVLSMLQATLTLPGIAAIALALGMAIDANVLINERVREELRHGAPAQLAIQNGYAHAWATILDSNVTTLIAGLALLAFGSGPVRGFAIVHCIGILTSMFSAVFFSRGLVNLWYGGKKKLKSLAIGQVWRPAAVEGAAAAAYLGSEDAETDTGRAITAAAAKPKAAAQAQARAGKPTVRRRNAPGNTPQKPGSSR, encoded by the coding sequence ATGAATCGTTACCCCCTCTGGAAATATGTCGTGATGGTCGTGGCGCTTGCCATCGGCCTCATCTACACATTGCCCAATTTCTTCGGCGAAGCGCCGGCGGTGCAGGTGCTGAGCGGCAAGGCAACGGTCAAGCTCGATTCGTCGACACTGTCGCAAATCGAAGCCACGCTGGCCGCCAATCAGATCGCCGCTTCCGACGTGACGTACGACAACTCGTCGAGCAACGCGAATATTCGCGTGCGTCTGTCGGATACCGACACGCAGTTGCGCGTGAAGGACCTGCTGTCGAAGACGCTGAACAGCGATCCGAACGATCCGAATTTTGTCGTCGCCCTGAACCTGCAAAGCGCGTCGCCGCGCTGGCTGACTGCCCTGCACGCGTTGCCGATGTACCTCGGCCTCGACCTGCGCGGCGGTGTGCACTTCCTGCTGCAGGTGGACATGGCGGGCGCGCTGAACAAGAAGCTCGACTCGGACGCCTCCGACGCGCGCACGCTGCTGCGTGACAACAACATCCGCGATGGCGGCGTGAATCGCGTCAACCAGACCGTGGTGATCAATTTCGCCGACAAGGACACGGCGGACGCGGCGAGCAAACAGCTTTCGCGCAGCATCAGCGAGCTCCAGTGGGAAACGCAGACGGCGCCTGACGGCAGCTATCAGCTGGTCGGCACGTTTACGCCGGCCGTGCAGAAGACGGTCGAAGACGCGGCGCTCAAGCAGAACATCACGACACTGCATAACCGGGTCAACGAACTTGGCGTGGCCGAACCGGTGATCCAGCAGCAAGGCGCCGACCGCATCGTGGTCGAACTGCCAGGCGTGCAGGACACGGCGAAGGCGAAGGACATCATCGGCCGCACGGCGACGCTCGAAGCGCGTCTCGCCGATCCGAACGACCTGCACCCGAATCCGGGTGACGCCGTGCCGCCGGGCGACGAACTGTTCACCGAAGGCAACCAGGCGCCGGTCATGTTGAGGAAGCAGGTGATCTTCACTGGCGACCGCATCATCGACGCTTCGGCAGGCTTTGACGAACACCAGCGTCCGTCGGTCAACATCCGTCTCGACTCGGCCGGCGGCCGGGCCGTCGCGAGCGTCTCGCGCGACAACATCGGCAAGCCGATGGCGATGGTGCTGTTCGAAAAGGGCAAGGGCCAGGTGTTGACGGTCGCGACGATCCAGTCCGAACTGGGCGACCGCTTCCAGATCACTGGCCAGCCGACCCCGCAAGCTGCCGCCGACCTCGCGCTGCTACTGCGCGCCGGTTCGCTGGCAGCGCCGATGGACATCATCGAAGAACGCACGATCGGCCCGAGCCTCGGCGCCGATAACATCAAGAAGGGCTTCCACTCGGTGATCTGGGGCTTTACGGCCATCGCCGTCTTCATGATTGCGTACTACATGCTGTTCGGCGTGGTCTCGATCATTGGCCTGTCGGTCAACCTGTTGCTGCTGATCGCGGTGCTGTCGATGCTGCAGGCCACCCTGACCTTGCCGGGTATCGCGGCTATCGCGCTGGCGCTCGGTATGGCCATTGACGCGAACGTGCTGATCAACGAGCGCGTGCGTGAAGAGCTGCGTCACGGCGCGCCGGCGCAGCTGGCCATCCAGAACGGTTACGCGCATGCATGGGCGACCATTCTCGACTCGAACGTAACCACGCTGATCGCCGGTCTGGCGCTGCTCGCGTTCGGCTCGGGTCCGGTGCGCGGCTTCGCGATCGTGCACTGTATCGGCATCCTGACGTCGATGTTCTCTGCCGTGTTCTTCTCGCGCGGTCTCGTGAACCTCTGGTACGGCGGCAAGAAGAAGCTGAAGTCGCTGGCCATTGGCCAGGTGTGGAGGCCGGCAGCGGTCGAAGGCGCCGCCGCTGCCGCGTATCTCGGCAGTGAAGATGCCGAAACCGACACAGGACGGGCCATCACCGCAGCAGCCGCCAAGCCGAAGGCCGCGGCCCAGGCTCAGGCCCGCGCCGGCAAGCCGACGGTGCGCCGTCGCAATGCCCCCGGCAACACGCCGCAGAAACCGGGTTCATCCCGCTGA
- a CDS encoding cytochrome b, whose translation MAPKPNFGSRDSYTRTAIALHWLIALLIVCGFALGWVMTDIPGFTPTKLRYFSWHKWIGVTVFGLSVLRILWRATHDAPPLPRRISSWQRGAAHLVHLLLYVLIIAIPVSGYLYSSAANVPVVYLGLVPLPRLIAPDPVLKVLLKNIHITLNYTLLVLFVLHVAAALKHQWLDRDGLLSRMIPFLK comes from the coding sequence ATGGCACCCAAACCTAACTTCGGCTCCCGCGATTCGTACACGCGAACAGCCATCGCGCTTCACTGGCTGATTGCGTTGCTGATTGTGTGCGGCTTCGCGCTCGGTTGGGTGATGACCGATATCCCCGGCTTCACGCCTACGAAGCTGCGCTATTTTTCCTGGCACAAGTGGATTGGCGTGACGGTGTTCGGGCTTTCGGTGCTGCGCATCCTTTGGCGCGCCACCCATGATGCGCCGCCGTTGCCGCGCCGGATATCGTCGTGGCAACGGGGCGCGGCCCATCTCGTGCATCTGCTGCTGTACGTGCTGATCATCGCGATTCCGGTCTCCGGCTATCTGTACAGCTCCGCGGCCAATGTGCCGGTGGTGTATCTGGGGCTCGTGCCGCTGCCGCGCCTGATTGCGCCCGATCCCGTGCTCAAGGTGTTGCTGAAAAATATCCACATCACGCTCAACTACACGCTGCTCGTCCTGTTCGTGCTGCATGTGGCGGCGGCGCTCAAACATCAGTGGCTCGATCGCGACGGCCTGCTGTCGCGCATGATCCCTTTCCTCAAATAA
- a CDS encoding YceI family protein, protein MKVSFYRYMLAAFAAASLSAAGSALAQVDIAKSTLTATSKQMNVPVEGKFGKFSADVKFDPAKPAEGSAQFSVDVSSYDLGDESYNEQVRGKEWFDAKTFPQATFVSSAIAPAGGNQFKVTGKLTIKGKSQTMVVPVTVTQQGGSEAFDGALTIQRSQFDIGTGEWKDTSVVADDVVIRFHIVAARK, encoded by the coding sequence ATGAAGGTTTCGTTTTATCGCTACATGTTGGCGGCGTTTGCTGCCGCGTCCCTCAGTGCGGCGGGCAGCGCGCTGGCCCAGGTCGACATCGCGAAGAGCACGCTCACCGCGACCTCAAAACAGATGAACGTGCCGGTGGAAGGCAAGTTCGGCAAGTTCAGTGCGGACGTGAAGTTCGACCCGGCGAAGCCGGCCGAAGGCAGCGCGCAGTTCAGCGTCGACGTGAGCAGCTACGATCTGGGTGACGAAAGCTACAACGAGCAGGTGCGCGGCAAGGAATGGTTCGATGCGAAGACGTTCCCGCAGGCGACCTTTGTCTCGAGCGCAATCGCGCCGGCAGGCGGCAACCAGTTCAAGGTGACTGGCAAGCTGACCATCAAGGGTAAATCGCAGACCATGGTCGTGCCTGTGACCGTCACGCAGCAGGGCGGGAGCGAGGCGTTCGATGGGGCGCTGACGATCCAGCGTTCACAGTTCGATATCGGTACCGGCGAGTGGAAGGACACCTCGGTGGTGGCCGACGACGTCGTCATCAGGTTTCATATCGTCGCAGCGCGTAAGTAA
- the secF gene encoding protein translocase subunit SecF codes for MEFFRIRKDLPLMQRALVFNAISLLTFIAAVFFLLHRGLHLSVEFTGGTVIEVQYPTTVPLEPVRGTLAKLGYPDAQVQNFGTSRDVLIRLPVKAGLTSAQQSDQVMGALKGEDAQVQLQRVEFVGPQVGKELVTNGLLALACVVAGIVIYLSFRFEWKYAVAGVIANLHDVVIILGFFAFFQWEFSLSVLAAVLAVLGYSVNESVVIFDRIRETFRRERKMTVIEVINHAITSTMSRTIITHGCTQMMVLSMFLFGGPTLHYFALALTVGILFGIYSSVFVAAALAMWLGVKRDDLIKEKKERHDPSDPNAGAQV; via the coding sequence ATGGAATTTTTCCGCATTCGCAAAGATCTACCGCTCATGCAGCGGGCGTTGGTGTTCAACGCGATCTCGCTGCTGACGTTTATTGCTGCCGTGTTCTTCCTGCTGCATCGCGGGCTGCATCTGTCGGTGGAGTTCACCGGCGGTACGGTCATCGAAGTGCAGTATCCGACCACGGTGCCGCTCGAACCGGTGCGCGGCACACTCGCCAAACTCGGCTATCCGGACGCTCAGGTGCAGAACTTCGGCACTTCGCGTGATGTGCTGATCCGTCTGCCGGTCAAGGCCGGCCTCACCTCGGCCCAGCAGAGCGATCAGGTGATGGGCGCATTGAAGGGTGAAGATGCCCAGGTGCAGTTGCAGCGCGTCGAGTTCGTCGGCCCGCAGGTCGGCAAGGAACTGGTCACCAACGGTCTGCTCGCGCTCGCCTGCGTGGTGGCCGGCATCGTGATCTACCTGTCGTTCCGCTTCGAATGGAAGTACGCCGTGGCCGGCGTGATCGCCAACCTGCACGACGTGGTGATCATTCTCGGTTTCTTCGCGTTCTTCCAGTGGGAGTTCTCGCTGTCGGTGCTGGCTGCCGTGCTTGCGGTGCTCGGTTACTCGGTGAACGAGTCGGTGGTTATCTTCGACCGGATTCGCGAAACCTTCCGCCGCGAACGCAAGATGACGGTCATCGAGGTCATCAACCACGCCATTACCAGCACGATGTCGCGGACCATCATCACCCACGGCTGTACGCAGATGATGGTGCTGTCGATGTTCCTGTTCGGCGGTCCAACGCTGCACTACTTCGCTCTGGCGCTGACGGTCGGTATTCTGTTCGGTATCTATTCGTCGGTGTTCGTTGCGGCAGCGCTGGCGATGTGGCTCGGCGTGAAGCGCGACGACCTGATCAAGGAAAAGAAGGAACGTCACGACCCGAGCGACCCGAACGCAGGCGCACAAGTCTGA
- the yajC gene encoding preprotein translocase subunit YajC, producing MSFFSNAFAQGSGGAESSLMSFLPLILMFGVLYFIMIRPQMKRQKEHRNMLAAMAKGDEVVTNGGIVGKVTKVSDAYVGVEIAEGTEITVQKASVTTILPKGTIKSL from the coding sequence GTGTCGTTTTTTTCCAACGCCTTCGCTCAAGGCTCAGGCGGTGCAGAATCAAGCCTGATGAGCTTCCTGCCGCTGATCCTGATGTTTGGCGTGCTGTACTTCATCATGATTCGCCCTCAAATGAAGCGCCAGAAGGAACATCGCAACATGCTCGCCGCTATGGCCAAGGGCGATGAAGTGGTCACGAACGGTGGCATCGTCGGCAAGGTGACCAAGGTTAGCGACGCGTACGTCGGCGTCGAAATCGCCGAAGGCACGGAAATCACCGTGCAAAAAGCATCGGTCACGACGATTCTCCCGAAGGGCACGATCAAGTCGCTGTAA
- a CDS encoding intermembrane transport protein PqiB, translated as MTSPQGPTPAPSAPRNDSNGPTLPPNLPDPEIEPRSHWLPSLVWVIPLIAALIGVALVIKSVTEKGPQITISFNDAEGLEPGKTQVKYKDVDVGLVKAITLSKDLSHVLIQVQLTKEAENFAVKDSRFWVVRPRVGASGVSGLSTLLSGAYIGVDAGHSQDTQKDFVGLETPPPITGGQKGHQFTLHGDSLGSIDIGSPIFYRRVQVGQVVGFSLDKDGTGVTMQVFVAAPYDQYVGINTRWWHASGVDLRLDSGGFKLNTQSLATVLVGGLSFQSPPGQPVGAQAPNNMTFRLGSDEADAMREPDGVPLRVVMTFNQSLRGLSVGATVDFRGIELGQVTNIGIDYDPKTNNFTMPVTMNLYPDRLGKRFRETAPEPGSVAGQQLLKSLVQHGLRGQLRTGNLITSQLYVALDIFPKAPPATVDVNSDPLELPTIPNTLDELQVQVADIAKKLDQVPFDQIGDNLNSALKNADQLFTRLNTEVVPQARDTLAAAKQTFGSAEATLQQDSPLQSDVHQALQELTRTLQSLNALSDYLERHPESLLRGKPGDKP; from the coding sequence ATGACTAGCCCGCAAGGACCGACGCCCGCTCCCAGCGCGCCGCGCAACGATTCGAACGGACCCACGCTCCCACCCAACCTGCCCGATCCCGAGATCGAGCCGCGCAGCCACTGGTTGCCGTCGCTGGTCTGGGTGATTCCGCTGATCGCCGCACTGATCGGCGTCGCGCTCGTGATCAAGTCCGTGACCGAGAAAGGGCCGCAGATCACTATCAGCTTCAACGATGCCGAAGGGCTCGAGCCGGGCAAGACCCAGGTCAAGTACAAGGACGTCGACGTTGGCCTCGTAAAGGCCATCACGCTCTCGAAAGACCTTTCACACGTGCTGATTCAGGTCCAGTTGACCAAGGAAGCCGAGAACTTTGCCGTCAAGGACAGCCGCTTCTGGGTGGTGCGTCCGCGGGTCGGCGCGAGCGGCGTCTCGGGTCTGAGCACGCTGCTCTCCGGCGCGTACATCGGCGTGGACGCCGGTCATTCGCAGGATACGCAGAAGGACTTCGTCGGCCTTGAAACGCCCCCACCAATTACCGGTGGGCAGAAGGGCCATCAGTTCACGTTGCATGGCGACTCGCTCGGCTCGATCGATATCGGCTCGCCGATCTTCTACCGGCGCGTGCAGGTCGGCCAGGTGGTGGGCTTCTCGCTCGACAAGGACGGCACCGGCGTGACCATGCAGGTGTTCGTTGCCGCGCCGTATGATCAGTACGTCGGGATCAACACGCGCTGGTGGCATGCGAGCGGCGTCGATCTGCGGCTCGACTCGGGCGGCTTCAAGCTGAACACGCAGTCGCTTGCGACCGTGCTGGTCGGTGGCCTGTCGTTCCAGTCGCCACCGGGGCAGCCGGTCGGAGCGCAGGCGCCGAACAACATGACGTTCCGCCTGGGTTCCGACGAAGCGGACGCCATGCGCGAGCCGGACGGCGTGCCGCTGCGGGTGGTGATGACCTTCAACCAGTCGCTGCGCGGGCTGTCTGTGGGGGCGACGGTCGATTTCCGCGGCATCGAGCTCGGTCAGGTGACCAACATCGGCATCGACTACGACCCGAAGACCAACAACTTCACCATGCCGGTGACGATGAACCTGTACCCCGACCGCCTCGGCAAGCGCTTCCGCGAGACGGCGCCGGAGCCGGGTAGCGTGGCCGGTCAGCAGTTGCTGAAGAGTCTGGTGCAACACGGCCTGCGCGGCCAGCTGCGCACGGGCAACCTGATTACCAGCCAGCTGTACGTCGCGCTCGACATCTTCCCGAAGGCGCCGCCGGCTACCGTCGACGTCAATAGCGATCCGCTCGAGCTGCCGACGATTCCGAATACGCTCGACGAGTTGCAGGTGCAAGTGGCCGATATCGCCAAGAAACTCGATCAGGTGCCGTTCGACCAGATCGGCGACAACCTGAACAGCGCGCTAAAGAACGCCGACCAGTTGTTCACGCGCCTGAATACCGAGGTGGTGCCGCAAGCGCGCGACACGCTGGCCGCCGCCAAGCAGACCTTCGGGTCGGCCGAGGCGACGCTGCAGCAGGACTCGCCGCTGCAATCGGACGTCCATCAGGCGCTGCAGGAATTGACCCGCACGCTGCAGTCGTTGAATGCGCTGTCGGACTATCTGGAACGCCATCCGGAATCGCTGTTGCGCGGAAAACCAGGAGATAAACCATGA
- a CDS encoding paraquat-inducible protein A: MNYITARRAGLVSCHACGSVAPRIRSITKQHCARCGAVLHRRNPDSLMRTWALLIAAALLYIPANLLPVMHTSSLLGSEDDTIMSGVVYFWTSGDWPLAVIVFIASIMVPMLKLTILVLLCITAQRRSRWRPTQRVKLYRIVERIGRWSMLDVFVVTLTVALVRFKSLAVITAGPGAIAFGSVVILTMLASMQFDPRLIWDNVEGADNSENAKNAKRARRAKDAKSGTQQTQDQT; the protein is encoded by the coding sequence ATGAATTACATTACCGCGCGCCGCGCGGGCCTGGTTTCCTGCCACGCGTGCGGCAGCGTGGCACCACGCATCCGCTCGATCACGAAACAGCACTGCGCGCGCTGCGGCGCGGTACTGCACCGGCGCAATCCGGACAGTCTGATGCGCACATGGGCACTACTGATCGCAGCCGCATTGCTGTATATTCCGGCGAATCTGTTGCCGGTGATGCACACCTCCTCGTTGCTTGGCTCGGAAGACGACACGATCATGAGCGGCGTCGTCTACTTCTGGACCTCGGGCGACTGGCCGCTGGCCGTCATTGTGTTTATCGCCAGCATCATGGTGCCGATGCTGAAACTCACGATCCTCGTGCTGCTCTGCATTACGGCTCAGCGCCGCTCACGCTGGCGCCCCACGCAACGCGTGAAGCTGTACCGGATCGTAGAGCGCATCGGCCGCTGGTCGATGCTCGACGTGTTCGTGGTCACGCTGACGGTTGCGCTGGTGCGATTCAAGTCGCTCGCCGTGATCACGGCGGGGCCTGGCGCGATCGCGTTCGGCTCGGTGGTGATTCTGACGATGCTGGCATCGATGCAGTTCGATCCACGGCTCATCTGGGACAACGTGGAAGGCGCGGACAACTCGGAAAATGCAAAGAATGCGAAGCGCGCCCGCCGTGCCAAAGATGCAAAAAGCGGTACCCAACAAACTCAGGACCAAACATGA
- a CDS encoding PqiC family protein, with protein sequence MMFARLPRSPRGLARATACLGACAGLLAVAACSSSPPSHFYTLGANGAPSTASTISAPSLLIEVAPVDVPSQVAKNQLVVQTGPTQVQVLEQERWASLPGDEIRRALSTDLTQQLGTIDVYGTPYPEGTPVYRVSVNVQRFESWPGSHALIDAVWSVRAVRSEAIMTCRSVVNEPVTGSYDALVDGHRQAVQQISMQIAAGIRALAAAAPRMPTSTAAKGASGTQARMTPPTVPCPLPTGPSAALDSAGADNRTTG encoded by the coding sequence ATGATGTTTGCCCGGCTCCCCCGTTCGCCGCGCGGGCTTGCCCGCGCCACCGCGTGCCTCGGTGCCTGTGCCGGACTGCTGGCGGTAGCGGCATGCTCGTCGTCGCCGCCCAGCCATTTCTACACGCTGGGCGCCAATGGCGCGCCAAGCACCGCGAGCACGATTTCGGCTCCTTCACTGCTGATCGAAGTAGCGCCGGTCGACGTACCGTCCCAGGTCGCGAAGAACCAGCTCGTGGTTCAGACTGGCCCGACCCAGGTGCAGGTGCTCGAGCAGGAACGTTGGGCCTCGTTGCCGGGTGACGAGATTCGCCGCGCGCTGTCGACCGATCTCACGCAGCAACTGGGCACGATCGATGTGTATGGCACGCCGTATCCAGAAGGTACGCCGGTCTATCGCGTCAGTGTGAACGTGCAACGGTTCGAATCGTGGCCGGGTTCGCATGCCTTGATCGATGCCGTGTGGAGCGTGCGCGCGGTGCGCAGCGAAGCCATCATGACGTGCCGCAGCGTCGTCAACGAGCCTGTGACGGGCAGCTATGACGCGCTGGTCGACGGTCATCGGCAGGCCGTGCAGCAGATCTCTATGCAGATCGCCGCCGGCATCAGGGCCTTGGCCGCTGCCGCGCCGCGGATGCCGACGAGTACCGCCGCAAAAGGCGCATCCGGCACGCAAGCGCGCATGACGCCCCCGACGGTGCCGTGCCCGTTGCCCACCGGCCCAAGCGCTGCGCTCGACAGCGCCGGCGCGGACAATCGCACGACCGGCTGA